From Rhododendron vialii isolate Sample 1 chromosome 10a, ASM3025357v1, the proteins below share one genomic window:
- the LOC131304705 gene encoding gibberellin-regulated protein 14-like: MGLKPMLFLLALLIVVTSRASSKDEESLTEVSGPSHSPVGAPAPAQAKLPAKAPAPVPSVKPPVLPPPPAKKPTQIECNPLCVGRCKLHSRKQVCLRACMTCCDRCKCVPPGTYGNREKCGKCYTDMTTTGGRPKCP; encoded by the exons ATGGGTTTGAAACCTATGCTCTTTCTGCTAGCTTTACTTATTGTGGTTACATCAAGG GCTTCATCGAAGGATGAGGAATCATTGACAGAG GTATCAGGCCCATCTCACAGCCCAGTGGGGGCACCAGCACCGGCTCAAGCTAAACTCCCAGCCAAGGCACCAGCTCCAGTTCCCTCTGTCAAGCCACCAGTACTTCCTCCTCCCCCAGCCAAGAAGCCGACACAAATAG AATGCAACCCCCTCTGTGTGGGAAGGTGCAAATTACACTCAAGGAAGCAGGTCTGCCTAAGGGCTTGTATGACCTGTTGTGACCGATGCAAGTGCGTTCCACCGGGAACTTATGGAAACCGCGAGAAGTGTGGTAAGTGCTACACTGACATGACCACAACTGGCGGCAGGCCTAAATGCCCTTGA